A genomic region of Anopheles coustani chromosome 3, idAnoCousDA_361_x.2, whole genome shotgun sequence contains the following coding sequences:
- the LOC131260357 gene encoding uncharacterized oxidoreductase dhs-27-like, translated as MPEPINTTLPHFIATGLEEVARKEGFTDGLYRFETESGSNMGDGFVGELLKVFIREADRELVVLCKLLPQNEMRKQQGIALFEREGEAYEIILPLLTKFQSEKALGENVPQFDNIPRCFYAKTYVDQMESVIIMEDLRLQAFRMWDKANPVNFEHASLLMTTLGRLHALSFAMKDQQPEEFAQCREFTDPMWKMFELDPTNSFDRMMSMMCQRAIDTLEPHDTFRREKLEKFHDCCQEEMKACVDANAAEPYAIIGHGDCWSNNMMFQYGEDDVTPTNIKLIDWQLSRYGSPVLDLVYFIFNCTDEELRSHSYHRLLSIYYNSLSKHLHNLGGNVEKQFPRSAFRDHLKRFGRYGFLMSLMVMPIICTPTDELPDTDETMEKLMKDMTSGNESEMVYGTTEKAAARYRKRMSGAIRDVIRFGYI; from the exons ATGCCGGAACCAATAAACACCACCTTGCCACACTTTATTGCGACCGGCTTGGAGGAGGTGGCTCGCAAGGAAGGATTCACCGATGGACTCTACCGATTTGAAACCGAGTCTGGTTCGAACATGGGCGATGGATTCGTGGGAGAACTGCTGAAGGTGTTTATTCGGGAGGCGGACCGTGAACTGGTGGTGCTGTGTAAGCTATTGCCACAGAACGAAATGCGCAAACAGCAAGGCATCGCCCTGTTCGAACGGGAAGGGGAAGCGTACGAGATAATCCTTCCATTGCTGACGAAATTTCAAAGTGAAAAAGCTCTCGGAGAAAATGTGCCCCAATTCGACAACATCCCCCGATGCTTCTATGCTAAAACGTACGTCGACCAAATGGAATCGGTGATCATTATGGAAGACCTACGGCTGCAAGCGTTCCGGATGTGGGACAAGGCAAATCCGGTCAATTTTGAGCATGCCAGCCTGTTGATGACCACCCTTGGGCGCTTGCACGCCCTATCGTTCGCGATGAAAGACCAGCAACCGGAAGAGTTCGCACAGTGCCGTGAGTTTACCGATCCgatgtggaaaatgtttgagcTTGATCCTACCAACTCGTTCGACCGGATGATGTCTATGATGTGTCAGAGGGCAATCGATACGCTGGAGCCGCACGACACTTTCCGCCGGGAGAAGCTCGAAAAGTTCCACGATTGTTGCCAGGAAGAAATGAAAGCGTGTGTCGATGCCAACGCAGCAGAACCTTACGCCATTATTGGTCACGGTGATTGCTGGTCGAATAATATGATGTTTCAGTACGGTGAAGAT GACGTAACCCCCACCAACATTAAACTTATCGACTGGCAGCTATCGCGATACGGTTCGCCGGTCCTTGATCTGGTCTACTTTATCTTCAACTGTACCGATGAAGAGCTACGTTCCCATAGCTACCATCGACTGCTCAGCATCTACTACAATAGCCTAAGCAAGCATCTACACAATCTCGGTGGAAACGTTGAGAAACAATTTCCCCGCAGTGCATTCCGTGACCACCTCAAACGATTCGGTCGGTACGGTTTCCTTATGTCGCTCATGGTGATGCCAATCATTTGTACACCGACCGACGAATTGCCGGACACCGACGAGACTATGGAGAAACTGATGAAGGATATGACGAGCGGAAATGAAAGCGAAATGGTGTATGGTACAACGGAAAAGGCAGCTGCCCGCTATCGGAAGCGCATGTCTGGCGCAATCCGGGATGTGATAAGGTTCGGTTACATATAA